The proteins below come from a single Triticum aestivum cultivar Chinese Spring chromosome 5D, IWGSC CS RefSeq v2.1, whole genome shotgun sequence genomic window:
- the LOC123125814 gene encoding putative pectinesterase/pectinesterase inhibitor 45 yields the protein MAMPRSAPAEPDESASRTKLLVGGIAAFLLLAIIIGTAAFIVSERAEDEGDTNKKAMAATMRTVDLFCSPTDYQATCKETLTKPLERSNNQVDHPHAAAAAAITAVGRELARGFNESSLLEAVRQSNDTLVHEALLDCKMLLDDCAADVTRALSTVAWRGVDGPAQDLQAWLSAVITFQGSCVDMFPKGDVRVQIKEIMEKAREISSNAIAIIQQGAALAAMLEIDAGAEVTLPKDADDDDKDDTSAEQSDGERQLQESVSNVPTWVPSEDRRILEEAEEERNGVLTPNVTVAKDGSGNFTNISAALDALPKNYNGRYVIYIKEGVYDESVNVTNGMSNITMYGDGPKKSIITGSKSVGDGVRMWRTATLAVDGDRFMAVKMGIRNTAGDEKQQAIAVRVKGDRAIFFNCRIDGHQDTLFAQAYRQFYRSCIVSGTVDFIFGDAAAVFQRCVLLVKDPLPGKPGVVTAHGRRDRQQTTGFVLHRTRIVADEALASKSSTVKTFLGRPWKEFSRVVVIESVIDGFVHAQGYMPWEGKNNLGTAFYGEYANVGDGANITAREEMKGFHVLNKEKSKVFTVERFLNGGEWIPETGTPVRLGLFG from the exons ATGGCGATGCCGCGCAGCGCGCCGGCGGAGCCAGATGAAAGCGCGTCGCGCACGAAGCTCCTCGTCGGCGGCATCGCTGCCTTCCTGCTCCTCGCCATCATCATCGGCACGGCGGCGTTCATCGTGTCGGAGAGGGCCGAGGACGAGGGGGACACGAACAAGAAAGCGATGGCCGCCACGATGCGCACCGTGGACCTCTTCTGCTCGCCCACGGACTACCAGGCCACGTGCAAGGAGACGCTGACCAAGCCGCTGGAACGTTCTAACAACCAGGTCGACcacccgcacgccgccgccgccgccgccatcaccgccgTCGGGCGGGAGCTCGCGCGCGGCTTCAACGAGTCGTCGCTGCTGGAGGCCGTGCGCCAGAGCAACGACACGCTGGTCCACGAGGCCCTGCTCGACTGCAAGATGCTCCTGGACGACTGCGCCGCCGACGTGACCCGCGCGCTCTCCACCGTCGCGTGGCGTGGCGTCGACGGGCCGGCTCAGGACCTCCAGGCCTGGCTGAGCGCGGTGATCACGTTCCAGGGCTCCTGCGTCGACATGTTCCCCAAGGGCGATGTCCGCGTCCAGATCAAGGAGATCATGGAGAAGGCGCGGGAGATCTCCAGCAACGCCATCGCCATCATCCAGCAGGGTGCTGCCCTCGCCGCCATGCTCGAAATCGATGCCGGCGCGGAAGTCACCCTCCCCAAGGACgcggacgacgacgacaaagacGATACCTCCGCCGAGCAAAGCGACGGCGAGCGCCAGCTCCAGGAGTCCGTGTCCAACGTCCCCACGTGGGTGCCCAGCGAGGACCGGAGGATTCTCGAAGAGGCGGAAGAAGAACGCAATGGCGTGCTCACGCCTAACGTGACGGTGGCCAAGGATGGCTCCGGCAACTTCACAAACATCTCGGCCGCCTTGGACGCGTTGCCGAAGAATTACAACGGGAGGTATGTGATTTACATCAAGGAAGGTGTCTACGACGAGTCGGTGAACGTCACCAACGGGATGTCCAACATCACCATGTACGGCGACGGCCCGAAGAAGTCCATCATCACCGGCAGCAAGAGCGTCGGCGACGGTGTAAGGATGTGGAGAACCGCCACCTTGG CGGTGGACGGAGACAGGTTCATGGCGGTGAAGATGGGGATCCGGAACACGGCGGGGGACGAGAAGCAGCAGGCGATTGCGGTGCGCGTGAAGGGCGACCGGGCCATCTTCTTCAACTGCCGGATCGACGGGCACCAGGACACGCTCTTCGCGCAGGCCTACCGCCAGTTCTACCGCAGCTGCATCGTCTCCGGCACTGTGGACTTCATCTTCGGCGACGCGGCCgccgtgttccagcgctgcgtgcTGCTTGTCAAGGACCCGCTCCCGGGCAAGCCGGGCGTGGTGACTGCGCATGGCCGCCGCGACCGGCAGCAGACCACTGGCTTCGTCCTGCACCGGACCCGCATCGTGGCCGATGAGGCCCTCGCCAGCAAGTCGTCGACGGTGAAGACCTTCCTGGGGCGGCCGTGGAAGGAGTTCTCGAGGGTGGTGGTGATCGAGTCGGTGATCGACGGATTCGTGCACGCGCAGGGGTACATGCCGTGGGAGGGCAAGAACAACCTGGGCACGGCGTTCTACGGCGAGTACGCCAACGTCGGGGATGGCGCCAACATCACCGCGCGCGAGGAGATGAAGGGGTTCCACGTGCTCAACAAGGAGAAGTCGAAGGTGTTCACGGTGGAGCGCTTCCTGAACGGCGGGGAGTGGATACCGGAGACGGGCACGCCGGTGAGGCTAGGGCTGTTCGGCTGA